In Drosophila yakuba strain Tai18E2 chromosome 2R, Prin_Dyak_Tai18E2_2.1, whole genome shotgun sequence, a single genomic region encodes these proteins:
- the LOC6532072 gene encoding peptidylprolyl isomerase domain and WD repeat-containing protein 1 isoform X1, with translation MSDKTKEDLKRSAPEEEDEPQETGVSAEKEAEAEEDAWIGPMPSEQSAPAPAKKKKVLPYEHIYLENLPNAESYERSYMHRDVITHLVCTKTDFVVTASLDGHIKFWKKGELGIEFVKHFRSHLVPIKSLTTNDSGTLLCSAATDQTAKVFDVVNFDMINIIRLGYTPQCSEWINGPGDAVQALAISDSESSRIHIYDGQGGGEAMHTLETLHSAPVVAMCLNVAMETVISVDRNGILEYWQNSKHDYKFPQRLVNFDSKLDTSLFEFAKQKTQVTGLAATPDGKRFAAISTDRKVRVFQFNTGKLIRVFDEALSTYTQMQQTQHALPNMEFGRRMAAERDLEKTAQNATLNILFDSTGNFLLYPTMLGIKVINVVTNRCVSILGKTDNIRPLQVAIFQGRIKRQKAAITMEQEASENPALQNILNDPTAFCTAYKKSRFYFYSRRLPSDLQDVDRDIFNEKPSKEDIIAVPEASDEVVQRIYENVVLHTTKGDIHMKLFFKEVPKTVENFCVHAKNGYYNGHIFHRVIKGFMVQTGDPTGTGTGGKSIWGSDFKDEFVPSLKHDRPYTVSMANAGPNTNGSQFFITVLPTPWLDNKHTVFGRVYRGMEVVLNICNSKANPKTDKPYDDIKIISIHLSN, from the exons ATGAGTGATAAAACCAAGGAAGATCTGAAGCGCAGTGCtccggaggaggaggatgagcCTCAGGAAACAGGAGTGTCAGCCGAGAAAGAGGCGGAAGCAGAGGAAGACGCCTGGATTGGACCCATGCCGTCGGAGCAGAGTGCTCCCGCCCCGGCCAAGAAAAAGAAGG TCCTGCCCTATGAGCACATCTACCTGGAAAATCTGCCCAATGCCGAGAGCTACGAGAGGAGCTACATGCACCGCGATGTGATCACCCACTTGGTGTGCACGAAGACGGATTTCGTGGTGACCGCCAGTCTGGATGGACACATCAAGTTCTGGAAGAAGGGCGAGCTGGGCATCGAGTTTGTCAAGCACTTCCGCAGCCACCTAG TTCCCATCAAATCACTAACCACCAATGACAGCGGCACGTTGCTCTGCTCGGCGGCCACGGATCAGACGGCCAAGGTCTTCGATGTGGTCAACTTCGACATGATCAATATCATTCGATTGGGCTACACGCCGCAGTGCAGTGAGTGGATAAATGGGCCGGGAGATGCCGTTCAAGCATTGGCCAT CTCGGATTCGGAGAGCAGCCGCATACACATCTACGATGGACAGGGAGGCGGAGAAGCCATGCACACCCTGGAGACACTTCACTCGGCGCCTGTGGTGGCGATGTGCTTAAATGTGGCCATGGAGACCGTCATATCCGTCGATCGCAATGGCATTCTAGAGTACTGGCAAAACTCCAAGCACGACTACAAGTTTCCACAGCGCCTTGTGAATTTTGACTCCAAACTAGACACAA GCCTCTTTGAGTTTGCCAAGCAGAAGACCCAAGTCACGGGCTTGGCTGCCACGCCTGATGGAAAGCGATTTGCCGCCATTTCCACGGATCGCAAGGTCCGCGTCTTTCAGTTTAACACGGGCAAGTTGATCCGGGTATTCGATGAAGCTCTGTCTACATACACCCAAATGCAGCAGACGCAGCACGCCCTGCCCAACATGGAGTTTGGCAGAAg AATGGCGGCTGAGCGGGATTTGGAGAAGACTGCCCAAAATGCAACgcttaatattttatttgacaGCACCGGAAACTTTTTACTCTACCCTACGATGCTGGGCATCAAGGTGATCAATGTGGTCACCAATCGCTGCGTCTCTATTCTAGGGAAAACCGACAACATACGGCCCCTCCAGGTGGCCATATTCCAGGGAAGAATTAAGCGACAAAAAGCTGCTATAACAATGGAGCAGGAGGCCAGTGAAAACCCCGCACTCCAGAATATCTTAAACGATCCCACAGCCTTTTGCACTGCCTACAA GAAAAGCCGCTTCTACTTTTATAGCCGAAGACTGCCCTCGGATCTGCAGGATGTCGATCGTGATATATTCAACGAGAAGCCTTCTAAGGAGGACATTATCGCCGTGCCGGAAGCCTCAG ACGAAG TCGTGCAACGTATCTACGAGAACGTGGTGCTGCACACCACGAAAGGTGATATCCACATGAAGCTGTTCTTCAAGGAGGTTCCCAAAACGGTTGAGAACTTTTGTGTTCATGCAAAGAATGG GTACTACAATGGCCACATATTCCATCGCGTGATCAAGGGCTTCATGGTGCAGACTGGCGATCCCACGGGAACGGGCACGGGCGGAAAATCCATTTGGGGCAGCGATTTCAAGGACGAGTTCGTGCCGAGCTTGAAGCATGATCGTCCCTATACGGTCAGCATGGCCAACGCGGGTCCGAACACGAACGGCAGCCAGTTCTTCATTACAGTCCTGCCCACG cCTTGGCTCGACAACAAGCACACTGTTTTCGGAAGAGTTTACCGCGGCATGGAGGTGGTGCTCAACATTTGCAATTCCAAGGCGAACCCCAAGACGGACAAGCCCTACGACgacattaaaattatttcaataCACTTAAGTAATTGA
- the LOC6532072 gene encoding peptidylprolyl isomerase domain and WD repeat-containing protein 1 isoform X2: MSDKTKEDLKRSAPEEEDEPQETGVSAEKEAEAEEDAWIGPMPSEQSAPAPAKKKKVLPYEHIYLENLPNAESYERSYMHRDVITHLVCTKTDFVVTASLDGHIKFWKKGELGIEFVKHFRSHLVPIKSLTTNDSGTLLCSAATDQTAKVFDVVNFDMINIIRLGYTPQCSEWINGPGDAVQALAISDSESSRIHIYDGQGGGEAMHTLETLHSAPVVAMCLNVAMETVISVDRNGILEYWQNSKHDYKFPQRLVNFDSKLDTSLFEFAKQKTQVTGLAATPDGKRFAAISTDRKVRVFQFNTGKLIRVFDEALSTYTQMQQTQHALPNMEFGRRMAAERDLEKTAQNATLNILFDSTGNFLLYPTMLGIKVINVVTNRCVSILGKTDNIRPLQVAIFQGRIKRQKAAITMEQEASENPALQNILNDPTAFCTAYKKSRFYFYSRRLPSDLQDVDRDIFNEKPSKEDIIAVPEASVVQRIYENVVLHTTKGDIHMKLFFKEVPKTVENFCVHAKNGYYNGHIFHRVIKGFMVQTGDPTGTGTGGKSIWGSDFKDEFVPSLKHDRPYTVSMANAGPNTNGSQFFITVLPTPWLDNKHTVFGRVYRGMEVVLNICNSKANPKTDKPYDDIKIISIHLSN; this comes from the exons ATGAGTGATAAAACCAAGGAAGATCTGAAGCGCAGTGCtccggaggaggaggatgagcCTCAGGAAACAGGAGTGTCAGCCGAGAAAGAGGCGGAAGCAGAGGAAGACGCCTGGATTGGACCCATGCCGTCGGAGCAGAGTGCTCCCGCCCCGGCCAAGAAAAAGAAGG TCCTGCCCTATGAGCACATCTACCTGGAAAATCTGCCCAATGCCGAGAGCTACGAGAGGAGCTACATGCACCGCGATGTGATCACCCACTTGGTGTGCACGAAGACGGATTTCGTGGTGACCGCCAGTCTGGATGGACACATCAAGTTCTGGAAGAAGGGCGAGCTGGGCATCGAGTTTGTCAAGCACTTCCGCAGCCACCTAG TTCCCATCAAATCACTAACCACCAATGACAGCGGCACGTTGCTCTGCTCGGCGGCCACGGATCAGACGGCCAAGGTCTTCGATGTGGTCAACTTCGACATGATCAATATCATTCGATTGGGCTACACGCCGCAGTGCAGTGAGTGGATAAATGGGCCGGGAGATGCCGTTCAAGCATTGGCCAT CTCGGATTCGGAGAGCAGCCGCATACACATCTACGATGGACAGGGAGGCGGAGAAGCCATGCACACCCTGGAGACACTTCACTCGGCGCCTGTGGTGGCGATGTGCTTAAATGTGGCCATGGAGACCGTCATATCCGTCGATCGCAATGGCATTCTAGAGTACTGGCAAAACTCCAAGCACGACTACAAGTTTCCACAGCGCCTTGTGAATTTTGACTCCAAACTAGACACAA GCCTCTTTGAGTTTGCCAAGCAGAAGACCCAAGTCACGGGCTTGGCTGCCACGCCTGATGGAAAGCGATTTGCCGCCATTTCCACGGATCGCAAGGTCCGCGTCTTTCAGTTTAACACGGGCAAGTTGATCCGGGTATTCGATGAAGCTCTGTCTACATACACCCAAATGCAGCAGACGCAGCACGCCCTGCCCAACATGGAGTTTGGCAGAAg AATGGCGGCTGAGCGGGATTTGGAGAAGACTGCCCAAAATGCAACgcttaatattttatttgacaGCACCGGAAACTTTTTACTCTACCCTACGATGCTGGGCATCAAGGTGATCAATGTGGTCACCAATCGCTGCGTCTCTATTCTAGGGAAAACCGACAACATACGGCCCCTCCAGGTGGCCATATTCCAGGGAAGAATTAAGCGACAAAAAGCTGCTATAACAATGGAGCAGGAGGCCAGTGAAAACCCCGCACTCCAGAATATCTTAAACGATCCCACAGCCTTTTGCACTGCCTACAA GAAAAGCCGCTTCTACTTTTATAGCCGAAGACTGCCCTCGGATCTGCAGGATGTCGATCGTGATATATTCAACGAGAAGCCTTCTAAGGAGGACATTATCGCCGTGCCGGAAGCCTCAG TCGTGCAACGTATCTACGAGAACGTGGTGCTGCACACCACGAAAGGTGATATCCACATGAAGCTGTTCTTCAAGGAGGTTCCCAAAACGGTTGAGAACTTTTGTGTTCATGCAAAGAATGG GTACTACAATGGCCACATATTCCATCGCGTGATCAAGGGCTTCATGGTGCAGACTGGCGATCCCACGGGAACGGGCACGGGCGGAAAATCCATTTGGGGCAGCGATTTCAAGGACGAGTTCGTGCCGAGCTTGAAGCATGATCGTCCCTATACGGTCAGCATGGCCAACGCGGGTCCGAACACGAACGGCAGCCAGTTCTTCATTACAGTCCTGCCCACG cCTTGGCTCGACAACAAGCACACTGTTTTCGGAAGAGTTTACCGCGGCATGGAGGTGGTGCTCAACATTTGCAATTCCAAGGCGAACCCCAAGACGGACAAGCCCTACGACgacattaaaattatttcaataCACTTAAGTAATTGA
- the LOC6532073 gene encoding steroidogenic acute regulatory protein-like produces the protein MSNMDPSDVRSTAQLILANARPGNSAYNMQYDMSRAHSINLITEDFLAGYMQDGRMSVVRRFFCLFVTFDLVFVSLLWLICIVINGDNIFTAFHKQIVEYTIYKSLFDVVAVAICRFVVLIFFYAILYINHWSIIALSTSGSCLFLISKVFVFDWLDSKQQVFEVILIITSFILAWGEAWFLDCRVIPQERHAQHYFRTMTSNDRTPMDQPAILIEQERPPQSVTNFYSPMDTAHHSDEEDELDDEYTQMGLDCLRKAYEIIESSDWKVEKVTQKGDTIHSTQRDKIGKIYKLTARIKYPAKALMEDLFYRIEDCPKWNPALLESKIVRKINSYTDITYQVSVGGGGGMVKSRDFVNLRSCRLFYNGQICDDDETAQLSSDDGNSSLNRSCEGSVSTISDGDSNTPLLPSSVSSCKATFPSSSKGATMPFDTLGNSLGAKSLGPIVNFDEEPPPLDHDEFEDARDKVDGEANNMTKPNVPSVGKTKNKVWVTSAISVQYAAVPPTTKYTRGQNIVSGFAFREIIGKSDSCILEWVLCLDLKGFIPRYVLDAALTSSMTDYISHLRKHVNELRQRGRGRAPRTH, from the exons ATGTCTAATATGGATCCAAGTGATGTCCGCAGTACCGCCCAGCTCATCCTGGCCAACGCTCGGCCGGGAAACAGCGCCTACAACATGCAGTATGATATGT CTCGGGCACATTCCATTAACCTGATTACGGAGGACTTCTTGGCCGGTTACAtgcaggatggcaggatgtCTGTGGTTCGAAGATTTTTCTGCCTCTTCGTCACATTTGACTTGGTCTTCGTTTCGTTGCTGTGGCTCATTTGCATTGTG ATCAATGGAGACAATATATTCACTGCCTTCCACAAGCAAATCGTGGAGTACACCATCTACAAATCGCTCTTTGATGTTGTGGCAGTCGCTATCTGCCGCTTTGTGGTGCTCATATTCTTCTACGCCATATTGTACATCAATCACTGGTCCATCATAGCG CTCTCTACAAGTGGGTCTTGCTTGTTCCTCATCTCCAAGGTGTTTGTGTTCGAT TGGCTGGACTCAAAGCAGCAGGTATTTGAGGTAATCCTCATAATAACCTCGTTCATACTGGCTTGGGGAGAAGCCTGGTTCCTGGACTGTAGGGTGATTCCTCAAGAGCGACATGCCCAACACTATTTTCGGA CTATGACTTCAAATGATCGCACGCCCATGGACCAGCCTGCCATTTTGATTGAGCAAGAACGGCCTCCGCAAAGTGTAACTAATTTTTATTCACCCATGGACACGGCGCATCATTCAGACGAAGAGGATGAGTTG GATGATGAGTACACACAAATGGGATTGGATTGCCTGCGAAAGGCCTACGAGATCATCGAGTCTAGCGACTGGAAGGTGGAAAAGGTTACCCAAAAAGGTGACACCATCCATAGCACTCAGCGCGACAAGATTGGAAAGATTTACAAGTTGACG GCCCGCATCAAGTATCCCGCAAAGGCTCTGATGGAAGACCTGTTCTATCGCATTGAAGACTGTCCCAAGTGGAATCCTGCTCTTTTGGAGTCCAAAATAGTGCGC AAAATCAACTCCTACACCGACATTACCTATCAGGTATCTGTGGGCGGAGGAGGTGGCATGGTGAAGAGCCGTGACTTCGTGAACTTGCGCTCTTGCAGGCTCTTTTATAATGGTCAAATCTGCGATGACGACGAGACGGCCCAGCTCAGCAGCGATGATGGAAACAGCAGTCTAAATCGCTCTTGCGAGGGTAGTGTTAGTACCATTTCCGATGGTGACTCAAACACCCCACTGCTGCCGAGTAGCGTGTCCAGTTGCAAGGCAACGTTTCCCAGTTCATCCAAGGGAGCAACCATGCCTTTCGACACTCTCGGCAACAGCTTGGGCGCCAAGAGCTTGGGTCCCATCGTAAACTTCGACGAGGAGCCACCGCCACTAGATCATGACGAGTTTGAGGATGCTAGGGACAAGGTCGATGGCGAAGCGAATAACATGACAAAACCAAATGTACCCAGCGTGGGCAAAACCAAGAACAAGGTTTGGGTCACTTCGGCAATTAGTGTGCAATATGCAGCCGTTCCGCCTACCACGAAATACACAAG AGGGCAGAACATTGTCAGTGGGTTTGCGTTTCGAGAAATCATTGGCAAGTCCGATAGCTGCATTTTGGAGTGGGTGCTTTGCCTAGACCTAAAAGGCTTCATTCCTCGCTATGTCCTGGATGCA GCTCTCACCTCCTCCATGACCGACTACATTAGCCATCTGCGCAAGCACGTTAACGAACTGAGgcagagggggcgtggccgagcCCCCAGGACCCACTAG
- the LOC6532075 gene encoding neuropeptide SIFamide — MALRFTLTLLLVTILVTAILLGSSEAAYRKPPFNGSIFGKRNSLDYDSAKMSAVCEVAMEACPMWFPQNDSK, encoded by the exons ATGGCTCTGCGATTCACGCTCACTCTGCTCCTGGTCACCATTCTGGTCACAGCCATACTTCTGGGCTCCAGCGAGGCAGCCTACAGGAAGCCTCCCTTCAACGGCAGCATCTTCGGCAAACGCAACAGCCTGG ACTACGACAGCGCCAAGATGAGCGCCGTTTGCGAGGTGGCCATGGAGGCGTGTCCTATGTGGTTTCCCCAGAACGACAGCAAATAG
- the LOC6532076 gene encoding testis-expressed protein 9: MAELLSREKELFKINQELNLLTLSPAVEAMYPAKGSPTAVTVPRYATFQKQKGPSSLLRKKGVPTAPTKIAPKTSPGRDVAPTARSPLPDTGPLAKSKPAAGPTSPTTRTMSKFSTFTRDVSSKTATYVKYRNPNFSESPSLDELLRVDAEEAARKQDVVEVEVTQKRESTTVVNGQLKKQVTKDNFIKFLKAKVAILEEDHAHHAGELTRQKEQLELALEAQRKSENQRDQTVSSNKHLSEQLMRAERQCEDANRRQKERQLEFITQQRELEQLKRDAKVSRQTTINLENRLSRVQEDADVARQELKLLREEQRDQLEAHRKELKLRDGRIRALKRQRGDLLNAYKKQLYMIDNLKRQTSCLEQSAAIGFGEKEFNKVLDWNAKT, encoded by the exons ATGGCCGAGCTTCTGTCCCGCGAGAAGGAACTCTTCAAGATAAACCAGGAGCTGAATCTCCTGACCCTCAGTCCAGCCGTCGAAGCCATGTACCCGGCAAAGGGGTCACCCACTGCGGTGACGGTGCCGCGTTACGCCACCTTCCAGAAGCAAAAGGGACCGAGCAGCCTGCTCCGGAAGAAGGGTGTCCCCACAGCGCCCACGAAGATAGCACCGAAAACTTCGCCCGGCAGAGATGTGGCGCCCACAGCCCGGTCGCCGCTGCCCGATACAGGTCCGCTGGCCAAGTCCAAGCCCGCTGCCGGACCCACCTCTCCCACCACCCGCACAATGTCCAAGTTCAGCACCTTCACGCGGGATGTGAGCAGCAAGACGGCCACGTATGTCAAGTACCGGAATCCAAACTTCAGCGAGAGTCCTTCCCTGGACGAACTGCTGCGTGTCGACGCCGAGGAGGCGGCCCGGAAACAGGATGTTGTCGAAGTGGAGGTCACACAGAAGCGGGAGAGTACCACTGTCGTCAATGGCCAGCTGAAGAAGCAGGTCACCAAGGACAACTTTATCAA ATTCCTCAAGGCCAAGGTGGCCATTCTGGAAGAGGATCATGCTCACCACGCCGGAGAGCTGACCCGAcagaaggagcagctggagctcGCCTTGGAAGCGCAACGCAAGTCCGAGAACCAGCGCGACCAGACGGTCAGTTCCAACAAGCATCTCTCCGAGCAACTGATGCGGGCCGAACGCCAGTGCGAAGATGCCAACCGTCGCCAGAAGGAGCGCCAGCTCGAGTTCATCACCCAGCAGcgggagctggagcagctgaaGCGGGATGCCAAGGTCTCCAGGCAGACGACCATTAACCTGGAGAACCGACTGTCGCGCGTCCAGGAGGACGCAGACGTGGCCCGCCAGGAGCTGAAGCTGCTGCGCGAGGAGCAGCGCGACCAGTTGGAGGCGCATCGGAAGGAACTGAAGCTGCGGGACGGCCGGATCCGGGCCCTTAAGCGCCAGCGGGGCGACCTGCTCAACGCGTACAAGAAGCAGCTCTACATGATCGACAACCTGAAGCGCCAGACCAGCTGCTTGGAGCAGTCGGCGGCCATCGGATTCGGCGAGAAGGAGTTCAACAAGGTGCTCGACTGGAATGCCAAGACGTGA
- the LOC6532077 gene encoding uncharacterized protein LOC6532077, whose product MKSGTRMDAFHTALHLITIAALTTHAAQIPTAMKDAQSSLSEAIAAAEAEVASTSKPAVEPSVRIKCLSGSMLITIKDAPPNHETGLFSGMIYPKGLSKNSTCLSEYRDHVGSLRYKLPLRSCNTMPKETDDGGIEFFNTIVLQPHLKLITDLGRGYHVRCAYKSRDAAMKPKKYLRKHAQKPQAFRSDDRREYGRSLDKQQDDDLDEEDVYDANAPSQEEDVTNNEIPMPGCHMKIYNDEHKIADDVKIGDPLTIVISIDKQQVYGLHVTDCIVRDGLGWGEQRLVGEDGCPMDNEIMGQFNYTLDRLAANVTFPAHKFPYTTSVYYQCNVRLCALEDPTCQEAPQCVGKRPKRQTAVDSKEEDGLPATIEVFSGLYVNENENANDSDEDAVYKEKTLDDALCVSQRTFAIAIAIAGLILMLAVVAAVLCIMARRSTKTVSNSGSSIYSGPYTNTAFSHSS is encoded by the exons ATGAAGTCAGGCACTCGAATGGACGCTTTCCACACGGCGCTGCACTTAATC ACAATCGCAGCTCTGACGACGCACGCGGCGCAGATTCCAACGGCAATGA AGGATGCGCAGAGCTCGCTGAGCGAGGCGATTGCagcggcggaggcggaggtggCCTCCACCTCCAAGCCGGCGGTGGAGCCGAGTGTGCGGATCAAGTGCCTCTCCGGATCGATGCTGATCACCATCAAAGACGCTCCTCCGAACCACGAGACGGGGCTATTCAGCGGCATGATCTACCCGAAAGGCCTGTCCAAGAACTCCACCTGCTTGAGCGAGTACAG AGACCATGTGGGCTCCCTGCGGTACAAGCTGCCGCTGAGGTCTTGCAACACGATGCCGAAGGAAACG GATGACGGTGGCATTGAGTTCTTCAACACCATCGTGCTGCAGCCCCACCTGAAGCTCATCACGGACCTGGGACGTGGCTACCACGTCCGCTGCGCCTACAAGAGTCGCGACGCGGCCATGAAGCCCAAGAAGTACCTGCGCAAGCACGCCCAGAAGCCGCAGGCCTTCCGCAGCGACGATCGGCGGGAGTACGGACGATCGCTGGACAAGCAGCAGGACGACGACCTGGACGAGGAGGATGTCTACGATGCGAATGCCCCGTCGCAGGAGGAGGACGTGACCAACAACGAGATTCCTATGCCGGGCTGCCACATGAAGATCTACAACGACGAGCATAAGATCGCCGACGATGTCAAGATCGGCGATCCTCTGACCATCGTGATCAGCATCGATAAGCAGCAGGTTTACGGACTCCATGTCACGGACTGCATAGTTCGCGATGGCCTGGGCTGGGGAGAGCAGCGACTGGTGGGCGAAGATGG CTGCCCCATGGACAACGAGATCATGGGTCAGTTCAACTACACCCTGGACCGACTGGCGGCCAACGTGACCTTCCCGGCGCACAAGTTCCCCTACACCACCTCCGTCTACTACCAGTGCAACGTGCGACTGTGCGCTCTGGAGGATCCCACCTGCCAGGAGGCTCCCCAGTGCGTCGGCAAGAGACCCAAGCGCCAAACTGCCGTGGACAGCAAGGAGGAGGACGGCCTGCCCGCCACCATCGAGGTCTTCTCTGGCCTGTATGTGAACGAGAACGAAAATGCCAACGACAGTGACGAGGATGCCGTTTACAAGGAGAAG ACTCTGGACGACGCCCTGTGCGTGTCGCAACGCACCTTCGCCAtagccattgccatcgccGGACTGATCCTTATGCTGGCCGTGGTCGCCGCCGTGCTCTGCATCATGGCGCGCAGGAGCACCAAGACGGTGTCCAACTCGGGCAGCTCCATCTACAGCGGACCCTACACGAACACCGCCTTCTCGCACAGCAGCTAA